A region of Pseudomonas marginalis DNA encodes the following proteins:
- a CDS encoding flagellar motor protein MotB — MKEKPSEWVSISDLMAGVMAVVMLLLVMSVLQNQFAELKRQEEQNQAGVTEQEKVTGLLQEMKAALDAQGDSGLVSFDLAGNKMTLGDKMFARGSACLTDEAKRELRLVSPRIATFFGSSGDAQILVEGHTDNTQVARPVTDFVKFCTVYDDNFTLSAARAREARKLIIELLEPGQAKRVIVAGYGDSQPLPELDPADEHNRRVEVQFVNRRDSNKRI; from the coding sequence ATGAAAGAGAAACCAAGCGAGTGGGTATCCATCTCTGACCTGATGGCTGGCGTAATGGCAGTGGTAATGCTGCTACTGGTGATGTCGGTATTGCAGAATCAATTTGCCGAACTCAAGCGCCAGGAAGAGCAAAACCAAGCGGGGGTGACTGAGCAGGAAAAGGTCACCGGTCTATTGCAGGAGATGAAAGCCGCCCTGGACGCACAGGGCGACTCCGGGTTGGTTTCGTTCGACCTCGCCGGCAACAAGATGACCCTGGGGGACAAGATGTTCGCCCGAGGCAGCGCGTGCCTGACGGATGAGGCCAAGCGCGAACTTCGCCTCGTCAGCCCACGCATCGCCACCTTCTTTGGCAGTTCGGGTGACGCCCAGATACTGGTGGAGGGGCATACCGACAATACACAGGTCGCACGCCCGGTGACTGACTTCGTCAAGTTCTGCACGGTCTACGACGACAACTTCACACTGTCTGCCGCAAGGGCCAGAGAGGCACGCAAGTTGATCATCGAACTCCTTGAACCAGGGCAGGCCAAGCGCGTCATCGTTGCCGGCTACGGGGATTCGCAGCCGCTGCCAGAACTTGATCCGGCGGACGAACACAATCGGCGCGTAGAAGTGCAGTTTGTGAATCGCCGGGATTCGAACAAGCGCATTTGA
- a CDS encoding ubiquinol-cytochrome C chaperone family protein: protein MESEIDINGDSDLLQMLIDADPVDVIVLVDFLTDSGKGRLAMASEVREALESAKKKNKFSRGVLLLLIRELQHFGGNSFVNLFRRNGVPYAEIVADVLSHVGGTGGKNEPVASMELKVLEKLLSDAWEKMSAQEQADFSKGFQNETGPLGVSYAAIQAAIRRGGPAAIQAALLATGAFARLAMGGALAAGTTLVAGRAAGLAFGPIGVALSGIAGAQTLTSQAYRVTVPCVVQIAYIRQKSALVTCPSCEVPTPKTSKFCSECGAGLAQ, encoded by the coding sequence ATGGAAAGCGAGATTGATATCAATGGGGACAGTGATCTGCTGCAGATGCTTATCGATGCAGATCCAGTCGATGTAATCGTGCTGGTCGATTTCCTGACCGACTCTGGCAAGGGGCGGCTGGCGATGGCCAGCGAGGTACGCGAAGCGCTGGAGTCGGCAAAGAAGAAGAACAAGTTCTCCAGGGGTGTGTTGCTCCTGCTGATTCGCGAGCTGCAACATTTTGGCGGTAATAGCTTCGTCAACCTGTTCCGCCGCAACGGTGTTCCCTATGCCGAGATCGTCGCCGATGTGCTCAGTCATGTGGGCGGTACTGGCGGCAAGAATGAACCGGTTGCGAGCATGGAGCTCAAGGTGTTGGAGAAGCTGCTGTCCGATGCCTGGGAGAAAATGTCGGCGCAGGAACAGGCCGACTTTTCCAAGGGCTTTCAAAATGAAACGGGCCCCTTGGGCGTTTCATACGCTGCTATTCAGGCCGCGATACGGCGCGGTGGCCCTGCTGCCATACAGGCCGCTCTTCTGGCCACCGGCGCGTTTGCACGGTTGGCAATGGGTGGTGCGTTGGCCGCCGGCACCACCTTGGTAGCGGGTCGTGCTGCGGGGCTGGCCTTCGGTCCGATTGGCGTAGCGTTGTCGGGTATTGCCGGCGCTCAAACACTGACGAGTCAGGCCTATCGAGTGACGGTGCCTTGTGTTGTGCAGATCGCCTACATTCGGCAAAAAAGCGCGTTGGTCACTTGCCCGTCCTGTGAGGTTCCCACCCCTAAAACCAGTAAATTCTGCAGCGAATGCGGGGCAGGCCTGGCGCAATGA